The candidate division KSB1 bacterium genome includes the window AAGAAAAGCGGAATCTGCGTTCTAAGATTCTCTATTCCGGCAATCACCAGATAGCAGATTTCTGAACCTAGAGCTAAGCCCAAGATGGTCTTGATGTTTAGGTTTTTTTGACTCATTCGTTCCTTATCTAATGGCAACTAAAGTTTAGTAGGATATAAATTTAGACAAAATTATTAAAATAACAAAAGACAATTATTTAATTTAAGACCTTAAAACTAAATGTCGATATAAAAATGTTAATTCACTAACAAACTTAAATTTGAGAAAATTGTCAATAAATTGCTTAGTGAAATCCATAATCTTCCACTCGTAAGTGAGCTGACAAAGCTTTCGATTCGTGAGTTGCTTTTAGCAGCTGTTGACTCAGTTCAATCATTTAGCTTCGATAAAAACATCAAAATCAAGTACCGCAAGTCCAGAACGGACGACTATGTATTGGGTGATCAAGAGCAGCTTTTGCAGGTGACGAAAAATCTGATTACCAATGCAATTCGATTCGGGAGTAAAGGTGACCAAGTATTTATCGATCAGGACGTCATTCAAGGTAAACGTTACAAC containing:
- a CDS encoding HAMP domain-containing histidine kinase; its protein translation is MLSEIHNLPLVSELTKLSIRELLLAAVDSVQSFSFDKNIKIKYRKSRTDDYVLGDQEQLLQVTKNLITNAIRFGSKGDQVFIDQDVIQGKRYNEITNFVRVGVRICGLGISKEMFDIIIEKFQNLTELLRVKPIETSGLELSYSQQVIKNLGGNIWIKSQLGKGLAFYFTIPLAPKVEEPV